In one window of Serinus canaria isolate serCan28SL12 chromosome 18, serCan2020, whole genome shotgun sequence DNA:
- the MYCBPAP gene encoding MYCBP-associated protein isoform X4: MASRGGGRSRNRAPPGRKEKTFEPSSTVVEEPEPEPEPEPVPYVLQGEDIQALEIRAEDLEKLHAPRLARDAGRIPVRKNYLVRKYRPKEVAHLVAHPVPPKAPRGPLTFPGSRQFDDGCEEILPHHILGSLQELRMEALAKRNTQLADAIKVPHPDVTAAALEEEHGGEEKEKAHQAQLAEHKAFQNWSRHMAMRKKQEKHLGEILHKPENELLMNTSDNYRQIQEERDLIDRTLPALFPGKGHRVGSEFWSLPEQIGDELTGLTLTLTRTECGHPEPLTHVGKPQAVQRETGLKPPKKIPCHLNWDKSLFLKHRRQELKALLEELDFYKPDLGGLEVIGKGQPFTSVSTKAFQHTAISEEIEILSDPLGDSFTEVPEEAENVPSLVFCGEPARWIKGITACRKEIGIAARLTFETLASEKAESFLTVTNDGRASIWYNWMRLPQQIPSRETKGRKVPCFYFDTRPGGALLQVTLWGIAVYEDKLADFREKLESELAAREGASIVKESLNELLNQIRTPERTPSPVDSCVTEEELFHRKNPKLHYQHQVVKQLHKLWRQQLTVPPVLEEEVPLDQRSTAEDMEYQESTLELPSVRSITTELPRGRYTLEDIPRKKCTEEEEAGPSGWNLSLEDFKQAIMSISGKEQQEEALTQLNKAALELCVEQRPTQLDLLYPLCLQLWRGAIDDLVSHSLRLRSVLGLIKKDIYAEAVLEETEEVKKGGAKKGGKEDKIATKKEEKKDKEGKKSRGPSGKEKAVMKGRAETIKGRYEKQKVKEEAATTVGVEPVQEQVDSISLEIYREKLYIEVSYKACIIVRVLLFSCKAHLQRLRGRGKHFVKLRKLAAICPLCYSKVSVKSKLICFSLESFSSNPAIT, encoded by the exons ATGGCGTCGCGTGGGGGAGGTCGGTCTCGGAACCGGGCTCCTCCTG gcaggaaggaaaagacTTTTGAACCCTCTTCAACAGTTGTAGAAGAGCCCGAGCCTGAACCTGAGCCTGAGCCTGTTCCATATGTTCTGCAAGGAGAGGACATCCAGGCACTTGAAATTAGGGCGGAGGACCTGGAGAAA CTTCATGCTCCACGCCTTGCCCGTGATGCTGGGAGAATTCCAGTTCGGAAGAATTACCTTGTGCGAAAATATCGACCCAAGGAGGTGGCACATCTTGTAGCACATCCTGTTCCCCCCAAGGCACCCAGGGGACCACTGACTTTTCCTG GATCAAGACAGTTTGATGATGGCTGTGAAGAGATCCTCCCTCATCACATTTTGGGAAGTCTCCAGGAGTTAAGGATGGAAGCCTTGGCCAAAAGAAACACTCAG CTAGCAGATGCTATTAAGGTTCCTCATCCAGATGTTACTGCAGCAGCTTTAGAAGAGGAacatggaggagaggagaaagaaaaggcacaTCAGGCCCAACTAGCAGAGCACAAAGCTTTCCAGAACTGGAGCCGTCATATGGCaatgaggaaaaagcaggagaaacaCCTAGGAG aaattCTTCACAAGCCAGAGAATGAATTGCTGATGAACACGTCAGACAATTACAGGCAAATCCAGGAAGAACGTGACCTCATTGACCGGACTCTCCCTGCCCTGTTTCCTGGAAAG GGACATCGAGTGGGAAGCGAGTTCTGGAGCCTTCCTGAGCAAATTGGGGATGAACTCACCGGGCTGACTCTGACCCTGACCCGGACAGAATGTGGGCACCCAGAACCACTCACTCATGTGGGGAAACCCCAAGCTGTCCAGAGGGAAACAG GTCTGAAGCCTCCAAAGAAGATTCCTTGCCACCTAAACTGGGATAAGAGTCTTTTCCTGAAACATCGACGGCAGGAGCTAAAAGCTCTCCTAGAGGAGCTGGACTTCTATAAGCCG GATCTGGGAGGACTGGAGGTGATTGGAAAAGGGCAGCCTTTCACATCTGTCTCAACTAAGGCTTTTCAACATACCGCCATTTCTGAAGAGATTGAGATCCT cagTGACCCCTTAGGTGACTCCTTCACTGAGGTTCcagaagaagctgaaaatgTTCCATCTTTAGTTTTCTGTGGTGAGCCTGCTCGTTGGATCAAGGGCATCACTGCTTGCAGG AAGGAAATTGGTATTGCTGCCCGGCTCACCTTTGAGACTCTGGCTAGTGAGAAGGCTGAAAGCTTCCTGACAGTGACCAATGATGGCAGAGCTTCCATTTGGTACAACTGGATGAGGCTTCCCCAGCAGATCCCCTCCAGAGAAACCAAGGGGAGGAAAGTTCCCTGCTTTTACTTTGATACCAGACCAG GAGGAGCTCTGCTTCAGGTGACCCTTTGGGGAATTGCTGTGTATGAGGATAAATTGGCTGACTTCAGAGAGAAATTGGAG AGTGAGCTGGCTGCTCGAGAAGGTGCTTCTATAGTGAAAGAAAGCCTGAATGAACTTCTTAACCAAATTCGGACACCCGAGCGCACCCCATCTCCTGTGGATTCCTGTGTCACAGAGGAAGAGCTgtttcacaggaaaaatcccaag TTGCATTATCAGCATCAAGTGGTAAAGCAGCTGCATAAACTGTGGAGACAGCAGCTGACTGTGCCTCCAGTCTTGGAGGAGGAAGTGCCCTTGGACCAGAGGAGCACTGCAGAGGACATGGAGTACCAGGAAAGCACCTTGGAGCTTCCCTCTGTCCGGAGCATCACCACTGAGCTCCCACGTGGGAGGTACACATTAGAGGACATTCCAAGGAAAAAGTGcactgaggaggaagaagcaggtCCTTCAGGATGGAACCTTTCCCTTGAGGACTTCAAACAG GCTATAATGTCAATCTccgggaaggagcagcaggaagaagcaCTGACCCAGCTCAAtaaggcagctctggagctgtgtgttGAACAGAGGCCGACTCAGTTAGACCTTCTGTATCCACTCTG cctccagctgtggcGTGGAGCAATTGATGACTTGGTGAGTCACTCTCTGAGGCTGAGATCTGTGCTTGGTTTGATTAAGAAGGACATCTATGCAGAAGCTGTTCTAGAGGAAACAG AGGAAGTAAAGAAAGGAGGAgcaaaaaaaggaggaaaggaagacaaaatAGCTActaagaaagaagagaaaaaggataaagaaggcaaaaaaagtaGAGGGCCatcaggaaaggagaaagca gTCAtgaaagggagagcagagacCATCAAAGGAAGATATGAGAAGCAGAAGGTGAAAGAGGAAGCTGCAACTACAGTTGGGGTAGAACCTGTTCAGGAGCAGGTGGACTCTATTTCACTTGAAATATACCGGGAAAAGCTCTACATTGAAGTAAGCTACAAAGCTTGTATCATTGTCagggttttgttattttcttgtAAGGCGCACTTACAGAGGCTCAGGGGGAGAGGCAAGCATTTTGTTAAACTCAGAAAACTGGCAGCCATATGTCCCTTGTGCTACAGCAAGGTAAGTGTGAAATccaaattaatttgtttcagCCTGGAATCTTTTAGCAGCAATCCAGCCATCACATAG
- the MYCBPAP gene encoding MYCBP-associated protein isoform X1, protein MASRGGGRSRNRAPPGRKEKTFEPSSTVVEEPEPEPEPEPVPYVLQGEDIQALEIRAEDLEKLHAPRLARDAGRIPVRKNYLVRKYRPKEVAHLVAHPVPPKAPRGPLTFPGSRQFDDGCEEILPHHILGSLQELRMEALAKRNTQLADAIKVPHPDVTAAALEEEHGGEEKEKAHQAQLAEHKAFQNWSRHMAMRKKQEKHLGEILHKPENELLMNTSDNYRQIQEERDLIDRTLPALFPGKGHRVGSEFWSLPEQIGDELTGLTLTLTRTECGHPEPLTHVGKPQAVQRETGLKPPKKIPCHLNWDKSLFLKHRRQELKALLEELDFYKPDLGGLEVIGKGQPFTSVSTKAFQHTAISEEIEILSDPLGDSFTEVPEEAENVPSLVFCGEPARWIKGITACRKEIGIAARLTFETLASEKAESFLTVTNDGRASIWYNWMRLPQQIPSRETKGRKVPCFYFDTRPGVILPGETRRFSFIFKSERAGIFSEPWEFRTHPLLLGGALLQVTLWGIAVYEDKLADFREKLESELAAREGASIVKESLNELLNQIRTPERTPSPVDSCVTEEELFHRKNPKLHYQHQVVKQLHKLWRQQLTVPPVLEEEVPLDQRSTAEDMEYQESTLELPSVRSITTELPRGRYTLEDIPRKKCTEEEEAGPSGWNLSLEDFKQAIMSISGKEQQEEALTQLNKAALELCVEQRPTQLDLLYPLCLQLWRGAIDDLVSHSLRLRSVLGLIKKDIYAEAVLEETEEVKKGGAKKGGKEDKIATKKEEKKDKEGKKSRGPSGKEKAVMKGRAETIKGRYEKQKVKEEAATTVGVEPVQEQVDSISLEIYREKLYIEVSYKACIIVRVLLFSCKAHLQRLRGRGKHFVKLRKLAAICPLCYSKVSVKSKLICFSLESFSSNPAIT, encoded by the exons ATGGCGTCGCGTGGGGGAGGTCGGTCTCGGAACCGGGCTCCTCCTG gcaggaaggaaaagacTTTTGAACCCTCTTCAACAGTTGTAGAAGAGCCCGAGCCTGAACCTGAGCCTGAGCCTGTTCCATATGTTCTGCAAGGAGAGGACATCCAGGCACTTGAAATTAGGGCGGAGGACCTGGAGAAA CTTCATGCTCCACGCCTTGCCCGTGATGCTGGGAGAATTCCAGTTCGGAAGAATTACCTTGTGCGAAAATATCGACCCAAGGAGGTGGCACATCTTGTAGCACATCCTGTTCCCCCCAAGGCACCCAGGGGACCACTGACTTTTCCTG GATCAAGACAGTTTGATGATGGCTGTGAAGAGATCCTCCCTCATCACATTTTGGGAAGTCTCCAGGAGTTAAGGATGGAAGCCTTGGCCAAAAGAAACACTCAG CTAGCAGATGCTATTAAGGTTCCTCATCCAGATGTTACTGCAGCAGCTTTAGAAGAGGAacatggaggagaggagaaagaaaaggcacaTCAGGCCCAACTAGCAGAGCACAAAGCTTTCCAGAACTGGAGCCGTCATATGGCaatgaggaaaaagcaggagaaacaCCTAGGAG aaattCTTCACAAGCCAGAGAATGAATTGCTGATGAACACGTCAGACAATTACAGGCAAATCCAGGAAGAACGTGACCTCATTGACCGGACTCTCCCTGCCCTGTTTCCTGGAAAG GGACATCGAGTGGGAAGCGAGTTCTGGAGCCTTCCTGAGCAAATTGGGGATGAACTCACCGGGCTGACTCTGACCCTGACCCGGACAGAATGTGGGCACCCAGAACCACTCACTCATGTGGGGAAACCCCAAGCTGTCCAGAGGGAAACAG GTCTGAAGCCTCCAAAGAAGATTCCTTGCCACCTAAACTGGGATAAGAGTCTTTTCCTGAAACATCGACGGCAGGAGCTAAAAGCTCTCCTAGAGGAGCTGGACTTCTATAAGCCG GATCTGGGAGGACTGGAGGTGATTGGAAAAGGGCAGCCTTTCACATCTGTCTCAACTAAGGCTTTTCAACATACCGCCATTTCTGAAGAGATTGAGATCCT cagTGACCCCTTAGGTGACTCCTTCACTGAGGTTCcagaagaagctgaaaatgTTCCATCTTTAGTTTTCTGTGGTGAGCCTGCTCGTTGGATCAAGGGCATCACTGCTTGCAGG AAGGAAATTGGTATTGCTGCCCGGCTCACCTTTGAGACTCTGGCTAGTGAGAAGGCTGAAAGCTTCCTGACAGTGACCAATGATGGCAGAGCTTCCATTTGGTACAACTGGATGAGGCTTCCCCAGCAGATCCCCTCCAGAGAAACCAAGGGGAGGAAAGTTCCCTGCTTTTACTTTGATACCAGACCAG GTGTAATTTTGCCTGGAGAAACTAGgaggttttcttttattttcaagtcaGAGAGAGCAGGCATTTTCAGTGAGCCCTGGGAATTTAGGACACATCCTCTGTTATTAGGAGGAGCTCTGCTTCAGGTGACCCTTTGGGGAATTGCTGTGTATGAGGATAAATTGGCTGACTTCAGAGAGAAATTGGAG AGTGAGCTGGCTGCTCGAGAAGGTGCTTCTATAGTGAAAGAAAGCCTGAATGAACTTCTTAACCAAATTCGGACACCCGAGCGCACCCCATCTCCTGTGGATTCCTGTGTCACAGAGGAAGAGCTgtttcacaggaaaaatcccaag TTGCATTATCAGCATCAAGTGGTAAAGCAGCTGCATAAACTGTGGAGACAGCAGCTGACTGTGCCTCCAGTCTTGGAGGAGGAAGTGCCCTTGGACCAGAGGAGCACTGCAGAGGACATGGAGTACCAGGAAAGCACCTTGGAGCTTCCCTCTGTCCGGAGCATCACCACTGAGCTCCCACGTGGGAGGTACACATTAGAGGACATTCCAAGGAAAAAGTGcactgaggaggaagaagcaggtCCTTCAGGATGGAACCTTTCCCTTGAGGACTTCAAACAG GCTATAATGTCAATCTccgggaaggagcagcaggaagaagcaCTGACCCAGCTCAAtaaggcagctctggagctgtgtgttGAACAGAGGCCGACTCAGTTAGACCTTCTGTATCCACTCTG cctccagctgtggcGTGGAGCAATTGATGACTTGGTGAGTCACTCTCTGAGGCTGAGATCTGTGCTTGGTTTGATTAAGAAGGACATCTATGCAGAAGCTGTTCTAGAGGAAACAG AGGAAGTAAAGAAAGGAGGAgcaaaaaaaggaggaaaggaagacaaaatAGCTActaagaaagaagagaaaaaggataaagaaggcaaaaaaagtaGAGGGCCatcaggaaaggagaaagca gTCAtgaaagggagagcagagacCATCAAAGGAAGATATGAGAAGCAGAAGGTGAAAGAGGAAGCTGCAACTACAGTTGGGGTAGAACCTGTTCAGGAGCAGGTGGACTCTATTTCACTTGAAATATACCGGGAAAAGCTCTACATTGAAGTAAGCTACAAAGCTTGTATCATTGTCagggttttgttattttcttgtAAGGCGCACTTACAGAGGCTCAGGGGGAGAGGCAAGCATTTTGTTAAACTCAGAAAACTGGCAGCCATATGTCCCTTGTGCTACAGCAAGGTAAGTGTGAAATccaaattaatttgtttcagCCTGGAATCTTTTAGCAGCAATCCAGCCATCACATAG
- the MYCBPAP gene encoding MYCBP-associated protein isoform X7: protein MASRGGGRSRNRAPPGRKEKTFEPSSTVVEEPEPEPEPEPVPYVLQGEDIQALEIRAEDLEKLHAPRLARDAGRIPVRKNYLVRKYRPKEVAHLVAHPVPPKAPRGPLTFPGSRQFDDGCEEILPHHILGSLQELRMEALAKRNTQLADAIKVPHPDVTAAALEEEHGGEEKEKAHQAQLAEHKAFQNWSRHMAMRKKQEKHLGEILHKPENELLMNTSDNYRQIQEERDLIDRTLPALFPGKGHRVGSEFWSLPEQIGDELTGLTLTLTRTECGHPEPLTHVGKPQAVQRETGLKPPKKIPCHLNWDKSLFLKHRRQELKALLEELDFYKPDLGGLEVIGKGQPFTSVSTKAFQHTAISEEIEILSDPLGDSFTEVPEEAENVPSLVFCGEPARWIKGITACRKEIGIAARLTFETLASEKAESFLTVTNDGRASIWYNWMRLPQQIPSRETKGRKVPCFYFDTRPGVILPGETRRFSFIFKSERAGIFSEPWEFRTHPLLLGGALLQVTLWGIAVYEDKLADFREKLESELAAREGASIVKESLNELLNQIRTPERTPSPVDSCVTEEELFHRKNPKLHYQHQVVKQLHKLWRQQLTVPPVLEEEVPLDQRSTAEDMEYQESTLELPSVRSITTELPRGRYTLEDIPRKKCTEEEEAGPSGWNLSLEDFKQAIMSISGKEQQEEALTQLNKAALELCVEQRPTQLDLLYPLWS from the exons ATGGCGTCGCGTGGGGGAGGTCGGTCTCGGAACCGGGCTCCTCCTG gcaggaaggaaaagacTTTTGAACCCTCTTCAACAGTTGTAGAAGAGCCCGAGCCTGAACCTGAGCCTGAGCCTGTTCCATATGTTCTGCAAGGAGAGGACATCCAGGCACTTGAAATTAGGGCGGAGGACCTGGAGAAA CTTCATGCTCCACGCCTTGCCCGTGATGCTGGGAGAATTCCAGTTCGGAAGAATTACCTTGTGCGAAAATATCGACCCAAGGAGGTGGCACATCTTGTAGCACATCCTGTTCCCCCCAAGGCACCCAGGGGACCACTGACTTTTCCTG GATCAAGACAGTTTGATGATGGCTGTGAAGAGATCCTCCCTCATCACATTTTGGGAAGTCTCCAGGAGTTAAGGATGGAAGCCTTGGCCAAAAGAAACACTCAG CTAGCAGATGCTATTAAGGTTCCTCATCCAGATGTTACTGCAGCAGCTTTAGAAGAGGAacatggaggagaggagaaagaaaaggcacaTCAGGCCCAACTAGCAGAGCACAAAGCTTTCCAGAACTGGAGCCGTCATATGGCaatgaggaaaaagcaggagaaacaCCTAGGAG aaattCTTCACAAGCCAGAGAATGAATTGCTGATGAACACGTCAGACAATTACAGGCAAATCCAGGAAGAACGTGACCTCATTGACCGGACTCTCCCTGCCCTGTTTCCTGGAAAG GGACATCGAGTGGGAAGCGAGTTCTGGAGCCTTCCTGAGCAAATTGGGGATGAACTCACCGGGCTGACTCTGACCCTGACCCGGACAGAATGTGGGCACCCAGAACCACTCACTCATGTGGGGAAACCCCAAGCTGTCCAGAGGGAAACAG GTCTGAAGCCTCCAAAGAAGATTCCTTGCCACCTAAACTGGGATAAGAGTCTTTTCCTGAAACATCGACGGCAGGAGCTAAAAGCTCTCCTAGAGGAGCTGGACTTCTATAAGCCG GATCTGGGAGGACTGGAGGTGATTGGAAAAGGGCAGCCTTTCACATCTGTCTCAACTAAGGCTTTTCAACATACCGCCATTTCTGAAGAGATTGAGATCCT cagTGACCCCTTAGGTGACTCCTTCACTGAGGTTCcagaagaagctgaaaatgTTCCATCTTTAGTTTTCTGTGGTGAGCCTGCTCGTTGGATCAAGGGCATCACTGCTTGCAGG AAGGAAATTGGTATTGCTGCCCGGCTCACCTTTGAGACTCTGGCTAGTGAGAAGGCTGAAAGCTTCCTGACAGTGACCAATGATGGCAGAGCTTCCATTTGGTACAACTGGATGAGGCTTCCCCAGCAGATCCCCTCCAGAGAAACCAAGGGGAGGAAAGTTCCCTGCTTTTACTTTGATACCAGACCAG GTGTAATTTTGCCTGGAGAAACTAGgaggttttcttttattttcaagtcaGAGAGAGCAGGCATTTTCAGTGAGCCCTGGGAATTTAGGACACATCCTCTGTTATTAGGAGGAGCTCTGCTTCAGGTGACCCTTTGGGGAATTGCTGTGTATGAGGATAAATTGGCTGACTTCAGAGAGAAATTGGAG AGTGAGCTGGCTGCTCGAGAAGGTGCTTCTATAGTGAAAGAAAGCCTGAATGAACTTCTTAACCAAATTCGGACACCCGAGCGCACCCCATCTCCTGTGGATTCCTGTGTCACAGAGGAAGAGCTgtttcacaggaaaaatcccaag TTGCATTATCAGCATCAAGTGGTAAAGCAGCTGCATAAACTGTGGAGACAGCAGCTGACTGTGCCTCCAGTCTTGGAGGAGGAAGTGCCCTTGGACCAGAGGAGCACTGCAGAGGACATGGAGTACCAGGAAAGCACCTTGGAGCTTCCCTCTGTCCGGAGCATCACCACTGAGCTCCCACGTGGGAGGTACACATTAGAGGACATTCCAAGGAAAAAGTGcactgaggaggaagaagcaggtCCTTCAGGATGGAACCTTTCCCTTGAGGACTTCAAACAG GCTATAATGTCAATCTccgggaaggagcagcaggaagaagcaCTGACCCAGCTCAAtaaggcagctctggagctgtgtgttGAACAGAGGCCGACTCAGTTAGACCTTCTGTATCCACTCTG gTCAtga